The stretch of DNA GAACCGGGTCCGACAGGAGGATATCTAGGCGAGCATTTTGCGTGACGGCTTCCCGTTTAAGGGATTGATAACCTGCGAGTTCGGGCACAAGCCCTTTCTCTATGGAACGGGAAACGAGATTATTGGGTATCTGGGTATGAATTCCCACAAGACTTTCTTTCATCTGAATAAGGTACCATGTGTACGAAAGTTTTCTTGACGGGGATGGATCATGGGTAACCCATACCGGACGACCCGGCTCACTGCAGTGAGTCATGGCTCCTGAGTTGGCGCAGTGAGCCGTAATCCTTTCTCCCGTATCCAGAAGAATATCTGCCAGAAAACGCTTGTAACGTTGAATCAGAGTTCCTCTGAGGAGTGGTGGCCATAGGATAAGTTTTTGCTCTGAAGCCATGATCCACCTTTCCGGTATGGGCTCTTCATGGTACTATCCGTCTGGTTTTCATACGATAGCCGGAACCAAAGGGCAAGGAGGGAATATGGCTTTGTTTGAGCCTTGGCATGTGTGGATTGTTCTGGGCATTGCGCTGGTGGCCGGAGAAATGTTTACCTTAGGTTTTTTTCTGGCCTGTTTTGGGCTTGGAGCCTTTGCAGCCGCTTTTTTCTCTTTTTTGGGCATGGGGCTTGTTTTTCAGATTTTTATTTTTTCTGTGATGACATTTTTCTGTGTTTTTGCGGTTCGTCCCTTTCTTTTACGTTTTTCGTCGGGAAACAGTCGAAAGATTCAAACCGGGGTGGCGGCTCTTGTTGGAAAAACGGCTGTTGTGCTGGAAGCCTTTGGCGGCCCGGAAAGTCACGGAAAGGTAAAAACAGGGGGAGATGTATG from Desulfobotulus pelophilus encodes:
- the sfsA gene encoding DNA/RNA nuclease SfsA yields the protein MASEQKLILWPPLLRGTLIQRYKRFLADILLDTGERITAHCANSGAMTHCSEPGRPVWVTHDPSPSRKLSYTWYLIQMKESLVGIHTQIPNNLVSRSIEKGLVPELAGYQSLKREAVTQNARLDILLSDPVQKNCFVEVKNCTQIINGLAAFPDAVTARGKKHMEELAMLVDSGHRAAVFFLVQREDASGFCPAETIDPAYAASLRIAHARGVEIICYDVRINLEGISLHQPLPVFL
- a CDS encoding NfeD family protein, which produces MALFEPWHVWIVLGIALVAGEMFTLGFFLACFGLGAFAAAFFSFLGMGLVFQIFIFSVMTFFCVFAVRPFLLRFSSGNSRKIQTGVAALVGKTAVVLEAFGGPESHGKVKTGGDVWRARSKDGSFFSEGDLVVIESVSGVTLEVRAVPTTA